TTTCCCTAATGCTGTCCATTAGAGGTATTACTGGAAACTCTCTAGGCGTACGCAAAGCAGAATTTATCGACTCCGCAGGGTTAGTGGTGTTGATATCATACCTGTAACCCGGGAATTGACAACGAGCCCACTTCCTCACATCGGCTTCTATTAGATAATTTCCAATTTCAGGACTAATAGAGTAAATAGCAGTGAACAGCTTACGAAAATCAGCAGCTCGATAAGctttagaagcctttgcaaccaAACCAGCCACACCTTTCCCACTAAAATATGTTACGACATTATTCAGCAAGTGGTGAATGCAAATTCCGTGATGAGCTTGCGGGTACACGTTAGCAATAGCTTTAGCAATCGAGGAATTCCTATCAGACACAAAAGCTAAACTATGCTCGTCAGCAATGACCGCATTAAGTTGTCTCATAAACCAGTTCCACGCAAGGTCATTCTCTGAGTCGACAACTCCAAATGCAATAGGATATAAATTAGAGTTTCCATCTAATGCAGTAGCAACCAGTAATACCCCTTTGTATTTGCTCTTCAAGAACGTCCCATCCACAACAATAACTTTCCGAATCGCAACATAGAAACCGCGAAGACTCTGACCAAAGGAGATGAAGAGGAATCTGAATCACCCTTCAGAATCCCTTTCATAAGACGTGTGTGACCCTGGATTAGCTTCCCTCATCATGTGCAAGTATTTGGGAATTTTTTCATAGCCTTCCTCTGGAAGGCCTTTCACTTTGTTGATTGCATACTCACGTGCATCCCATGCCAAAGAATAGGATATCTCAAGTCCATGTTCTGAACGCATATACTGGACTATATCATTAGATCTCGGCCCTTCTTTAGCAGTTTCATACATATGCATAACCAGAGTACCAATTGTTTTTGCTGAAGCTGTCCGAACAGAACCCTTCCTTTTGGATGCAGCACATGAATGATGAGGTACATActttttgatgataaaataagatGAACCAGGTAACCCCTCTGCACGAACACGCCAGCTGCAATCATCATCTGCGCAACGAATGTACCACATTTTTTTATCCGACTTGACAAGCTTATAGTCGAAATTATGTTTCATTGCACATATTTCGAATGCTGCCTTCAAAAGcgtttttgaaataaaatgttGACCCTCCTTCACAAAATCCACCAAAGAAAATCGCACATCATTTCCATTGGTCTTCTCTTTGTCACACCATTCAACCTCTTCTTGTGAATCCATAGTTTAGATAGGAAAAagttagagaagaagaaaaaaaaatcgtgaGACAACGATGAAGAAGACcacaatttagaaaaaaaaacaattaaaaaaggaaaacaaaatatttaaaagatttaGTGAATATTTCATAACCGTTTTTACCAAGATTTCCGGATTTTGTTTACTAACCGTTATAGAACTTGCATTCTACCAATTtagaaaatagaataataaataGGATGTTATATACTACTATATTAGATATAAAGACATGATGTAGATTGTATTTTCTTGCGTGGTTTATAATAAGGAaggatttagattttattttctagCGCGGTTGATGAGATGACATTGTTTAGTGTTTTAAATCTACCAGAAATATAGAGCATAGAGGAAATCGTGAACTTCATATTCTGCCTTACTAGTTATATACGTTTCCGTTATAATATGCAGCCTACATGCCTTAGAACATTGTGTTTCTTTCAGATTACGTATTCTAAACCACCGTAGATGGCAGATATGGTTAACTAGCACATTTAGccaatttttcaaattattatgtaaacatcttttgatgtcaaaaatatttttctcacaTGCACATGCTTATCTACATTAAGTTAActatttttccatatttttttcctttgttaaaaaaaaacttatgaatttttatatacagAAAGGGTAGTCACTGTCCAAATGTGTGAAAAGTT
The Brassica napus cultivar Da-Ae chromosome A1, Da-Ae, whole genome shotgun sequence DNA segment above includes these coding regions:
- the LOC125576330 gene encoding uncharacterized protein LOC125576330; translated protein: MDSQEEVEWCDKEKTNGNDVRFSLVDFVKEGQHFISKTLLKAAFEICAMKHNFDYKLVKSDKKMWYIRCADDDCSWRVRAEGLPGSSYFIIKKYVPHHSCAASKRKGSVRTASAKTIGTLVMHMYETAKEGPRSNDIVQYMRSEHGLEISYSLAWDAREYAINKVKGLPEEGYEKIPKYLHMMREANPGFLFISFGQSLRGFYVAIRKVIVVDGTFLKSKYKGVLLVATALDGNSNLYPIAFGVVDSENDLAWNWFMRQLNAVIADEHSLAFVSDRNSSIAKAIANVYPQAHHGICIHHLLNNVVTYFSGKGVAGLVAKASKAYRAADFRKLFTAIYSISPEIGNYLIEADVRKWARCQFPGYRYDINTTNPAESINSALRTPREFPVIPLMDSIREMMTRWFFQRRTLSSKHSKPLTIAVEKKIDRRIEKGKKFKVFPINDDRFLVQGDTFDCMVDLVRRTYSCGKFDLMKIPCRHTIKAGFSVGIQEHTLTDDIYTTASWRTAYEESINPIGVPEDAWTVPSHVEQTKVLPPESRRAAGRRKKRRYETAEDKIRSSQGNQGSKGRKCS